In Phaseolus vulgaris cultivar G19833 chromosome 10, P. vulgaris v2.0, whole genome shotgun sequence, a single genomic region encodes these proteins:
- the LOC137814170 gene encoding uncharacterized protein, protein MAEDLPSIVSRAVKDSLKKLQDENSALKESNRMIRVEAEKLSCNLMMAEIEHSRLEDAMDAELRSMCKEASDLRQKLHLQLQEKIDLESKLVPYRLKVADLEAAKKADATKVENLEKRSADREILLGKVEKERDDALAELTEAREEAKKTAAELAHARDEGKKAVEELARACEEMEELKKQAQELEQSTAHVLTAGFDAALEQVACQYPELDLSMVSICNEVVDRKIVPSED, encoded by the coding sequence atggcggaggatcttCCCTCGATTGTATCAAGGGCTGTGAAGGACTCACtcaagaagctccaagatgagaaCTCTGCGCTGAAGGAGTCAAACCGCATGATAAGGGTTGAGGCGGAAAAGCTCTCTTGCAACCTAATGATGGCGGAGATTGAGCactcaaggctggaggacgccatggatGCTGAGTTAAGAAGCATGTGCAAGGaagcctccgatctgcgccagaaactgcacctccaactccaagagaagatcgacttggagagcaagctggtcccaTATAGGCTCAAGGTGGCAGACTTGGAGGCTGCAAAAAAGGCGGATGCGACCAAAGTGGAAAACCTCGAGAAGAGATCGGCTGATCGGGAGATTCTTCTTGGAAAGGTCGAGAAGGAAAGGGATGACGCTCTCGCTGAGCTCACCGAAGCTCGCGAGGAGGCCAAAAAGACTGCCGCAGAGCTGGCCCATGCCCGAGACGAAGGCAAAAAAGCTGTTGAAGAGCTTGCTCGAGCTTGTGAGGAAATGGAAGAACTGAAGAAGCAAGCACAAGAGCTCGAGCAGAGCACTGCCCATGTCCTCACCGCCGGGTTTGACGCCGCTCTGGAGCAAGTAGCATGTCAATATCCCGAGCTCGATCTTTCCATGGTGTCGAtctgcaacgaggtggtggacagGAAGATTGTACCCTCTGAAGATTAG